The following are from one region of the Nicotiana tabacum cultivar K326 chromosome 3, ASM71507v2, whole genome shotgun sequence genome:
- the LOC107815177 gene encoding patellin-4-like, with translation MTVEVQSEATQVAEVVVPKEELEAKKIVEEVENEKVKEEEEEETKPKAIEKSSSYREESNFLSDLKENEKKALNDLKSKLEEAILGNTLFKKEESATKKSPEKSPSGEEEEKKDDENKVEEKVEEEETKNEENCDTNGENKEEKESEEEGADLDVDGVDKVISIWGVPLLPSKGDERTNVVLLKFLRARDYKVNESFEMLKKTLQWRKDFKIQSILDEDLGSDLAPTAYMSGTDNQGHPICYNIFGVLDDQELYSKTFGTEEKRKQFLRWRVQLMEKGIQQLDFKAGGVSSLLQINDLKNSPGPSKKEVRVATKQAVDLLQDNYPEFVAKNIFINVPFWYYAFQSLLSPFLTQRTKSKFVFARPAKVTETLLKYIPIQEIPIQYGGLKRENDFEFSVSDCEASEMLLKAGSTETIEIPAAEVGSTFTWDVTIVGGEVSYKEEFVPEDENSYTIIIQKEKKLSSSIRNTFKNNEAGKIVLTIKNTSSKKKKAFYRHKIKKSAI, from the exons ATGACAGTAGAGGTACAATCTGAGGCAACTCAAGTAGCTGAGGTAGTTGTTCCAAAAGAAGAATTAGAGGCTAAGAAGATTGTTGAGGAGGTTGAGAATGAGAAagtaaaagaagaagaggaggaggagacCAAACCAAAGGCAATAGAGAAGAGCTCTTCTTATAGAGAAGAGAGCAACTTTCTCTCTGATCTCAAGGAGAATGAAAAGAAGGCTTTGAATGATCTCAAATCAAAACTCGAGGAGGCCATTCTTGGTAACACTCTCTTCAAAAAAGAAGAGAGTGCCACCAAAAAGTCTCCAGAGAAATCACCATCAGGTGAGgaggaagaaaagaaagatgATGAGAACAAGGTTGAGGAGAAAGTAGAAGAGGAAGAGACAAAGAATGAGGAAAATTGCGATACAAATGGCGAGAATAAAGAGGAGAAAGAGAGTGAGGAGGAGGGGGCTGATTTAGATGTTGATGGAGTGGATAAAGTGATCTCCATTTGGGGGGTACCACTATTGCCTAGCAAAGGGGATGAGAGAACCAATGTGGttcttttgaaattcttgagAGCAAGGGATTACAAAGTGAATGAATCTTTCGAAATGCTCAAAAAAACACTCCAATGGAGGAAGGATTTTAAGATCCAATCAATCTTGGATGAAGATTTAGGGTCAGATCTTGCTCCAACTGCTTACATGAGTGGAACTGATAACCAAGGCCACCCTATTTGTTACaacatttttggagttttggatgaTCAAGAGCTGTATAGCAAGACATTCGGGACGGAGGAGAAGCGTAAGCAGTTCTTGAGATGGAGAGTGCAGTTAATGGAGAAGGGTATTCAACAGCTTGATTTCAAGGCTGGAGGTGTCAGTTCACTGCTTCAGATTAATGATCTGAAGAACTCCCCTGGACCTTCCAAGAAAGAGGTCAGGGTTGCTACAAAACAGGCTGTTGATCTTCTTCAGGATAACTATCCTGAATTTGTTGCCAAAAAT ATATTCATCAATGTTCCATTTTGGTATTATGCTTTCCAGTCATTGCTCTCTCCTTTCCTAACTCAAAGAACCAAAAGCAAATTTGTTTTTGCTCGTCCTGCCAAGGTCACTGAGACCTTGCTCAA GTACATTCCAATCCAAGAAATCCCAATTCAATATGGTGGACTCAAGAGGGAGAATGACTTTGAGTTTTCAGTCTCGGACTGTGAAGCTTCAGAAATGCTCCTTAAAGCTGGATCAACTGAAACCATTGAAATACCTGCAGCAGAG GTGGGAAGTACATTTACCTGGGATGTTACCATTGTGGGCGGGGAAGTGAGCTATAAGGAAGAATTTGTGCCAGAGGATGAAAATTCTTACACAATTATAATTCAGAAGGAGAAGAAGTTGAGCTCGTCAATTCGCAACACATTCAAGAACAATGAAGCGGGAAAGATTGTGCTGACAATTAAGAACACTTCTAGCAAGAAGAAAAAGGCGTTTTACCGACACAAGATCAAGAAATCAGCAATTTAA